In one window of Oscillospiraceae bacterium DNA:
- a CDS encoding DUF362 domain-containing protein: MASTVYFTDFTTHTGSRLTKLAELIKAAGFYNINFERQYAAIKIHFGEPGNLAFLRPNYAKVVADAVKSKGGKPFLTDCNTMYVGRRKDAVSHLDAAYENGYSPLTTGCQIIIGDGLKGTDDVLIPINGELVKEAKIGRAVADADIIISMNHFKMHEETGIGGALKNLGMGCGSRAGKTEMHCDGKPQSSARCRACGMCIKNCGQDAIAMVEKKAHIDHEKCVGCGRCIGICPFDAIRTADFSTSNLLCKKISEYALAVIKNKPSFHINFVMDVTPACDCHAGNDSPVVADIGMFASFDPTALDVACAEAVANAPVLSGSLLDGKKLKGDLFKTMYPHTDWRVGPEHAEKIGLGSTEYKLIKV; encoded by the coding sequence ATGGCTTCAACCGTCTATTTTACCGATTTTACAACCCACACCGGCAGCCGCCTGACCAAACTGGCCGAACTCATCAAAGCCGCGGGGTTTTATAACATCAATTTCGAGCGGCAATATGCCGCAATAAAAATTCACTTCGGCGAACCCGGCAATCTGGCCTTTTTGCGCCCGAATTACGCCAAGGTCGTCGCCGACGCGGTCAAAAGCAAAGGCGGAAAGCCCTTTCTGACCGACTGCAACACCATGTATGTGGGCAGGCGCAAAGACGCGGTCAGCCATCTTGACGCGGCTTATGAAAACGGCTACTCTCCGCTCACCACCGGCTGTCAGATCATTATCGGGGACGGCCTCAAGGGCACCGACGACGTGCTGATCCCGATCAACGGCGAGCTGGTCAAAGAAGCGAAGATCGGCCGCGCCGTCGCCGACGCGGACATCATCATCTCGATGAACCATTTCAAGATGCACGAGGAGACCGGCATCGGCGGCGCTTTAAAAAACCTCGGAATGGGCTGCGGCTCACGCGCCGGGAAGACCGAAATGCACTGCGACGGCAAACCCCAAAGCAGCGCAAGATGCCGTGCCTGCGGCATGTGCATCAAAAACTGCGGTCAGGACGCGATTGCCATGGTGGAAAAGAAAGCGCACATCGACCACGAAAAATGCGTCGGCTGCGGCCGCTGCATCGGCATCTGCCCGTTCGACGCCATCCGCACCGCCGATTTCAGCACCAGCAATCTGTTATGTAAAAAAATCTCAGAATACGCGCTTGCCGTTATCAAGAACAAGCCGTCATTTCATATCAATTTCGTCATGGACGTCACCCCCGCCTGCGACTGCCACGCCGGAAACGACTCACCGGTGGTAGCCGACATCGGCATGTTCGCCTCATTCGACCCGACTGCGCTCGATGTGGCCTGCGCCGAAGCCGTCGCCAACGCGCCGGTGCTCTCGGGCAGTCTGCTCGACGGAAAAAAGCTCAAAGGCGACCTGTTCAAGACCATGTACCCGCACACCGATTGGCGCGTCGGCCCCGAGCACGCCGAAAAGATCGGTCTCGGCAGCACCGAATATAAGCTTATCAAAGTATGA
- the hisA gene encoding 1-(5-phosphoribosyl)-5-[(5-phosphoribosylamino)methylideneamino]imidazole-4-carboxamide isomerase produces the protein MKIFPAIDLSGQKVVRLVRGDYAKMTVYGEDPVKTALEFEAAGASYLHVVDLDGAKSGSRENFAVIEQILKSTKLSVEIGGGIRDMEAVSAYLNAGAMRVIIGTAAVRNPAFLAEALSKYGTKIAVGVDFKNGQTATDGWTKADGDAFEFCRKLADMGVGALICTDIAKDGMLEGPNQEMYRQLVQLKTEIIASGGVSGLEDLKILKQTGVGGAIVGKALYTGAVDLREALLLGGE, from the coding sequence ATGAAGATATTTCCGGCAATTGACCTCTCCGGGCAAAAGGTGGTTCGGCTCGTGCGCGGGGATTATGCAAAGATGACCGTCTACGGCGAGGATCCCGTGAAAACCGCGTTGGAATTCGAGGCGGCGGGGGCAAGTTATTTGCATGTCGTCGATCTGGATGGAGCAAAAAGCGGCTCGCGTGAAAATTTCGCGGTGATTGAACAAATATTAAAAAGCACAAAACTGTCGGTTGAGATCGGCGGGGGCATTCGGGATATGGAAGCCGTCAGTGCCTACTTGAACGCCGGAGCCATGCGGGTGATCATCGGTACGGCGGCGGTCAGGAACCCCGCGTTTTTAGCGGAGGCACTTTCGAAGTATGGGACGAAAATTGCGGTCGGCGTAGATTTTAAAAACGGGCAGACGGCTACCGACGGCTGGACGAAAGCCGACGGGGACGCATTTGAATTTTGCCGAAAACTCGCCGATATGGGCGTAGGAGCGTTGATTTGCACCGACATTGCCAAGGACGGGATGCTGGAGGGGCCGAATCAGGAGATGTACCGACAGTTGGTGCAGTTGAAAACGGAGATCATCGCCTCGGGCGGCGTGAGCGGCCTTGAGGATTTGAAAATTTTAAAACAGACCGGCGTCGGCGGTGCAATCGTCGGCAAGGCGCTTTATACCGGGGCGGTGGACTTGAGAGAAGCCCTGTTGTTAGGAGGAGAGTAA
- the hisC gene encoding histidinol-phosphate transaminase: MRYIDSKLRNLVPYVPGEQPADMDRLMKLNTNESPFPPSPKVIAVVNAAAVSRLRLYSDPTCRKLVEAIAKFEQVAPENVFVGNGSDEVLSFIFHGFCEKGAAFADITYGLYPVLCQMFGVADKVIPLKADFSLDPADYADLIETVVIANPNAPTAMALSLDGIRQLMKAGRLTVVDEAYVDFGTESAVALLGEYENLLVVKTFSKSRSLAGGRIGYAVGSKELIADLNTLKYSFNPYNINSLSMIAGIEAVNDVNYFEECRAKIIQNRETLTDGLRTLGFTVLDSKANFVFAKPAVMSGKECFDALRKNGILVRRFDKPRIVDYLRITVGDEMQTAKFSETMRKIIN; this comes from the coding sequence ATGAGGTATATAGATTCAAAATTAAGAAACCTTGTGCCGTATGTGCCGGGCGAACAGCCGGCGGATATGGACCGATTGATGAAGTTGAACACCAACGAGAGCCCGTTTCCGCCGTCGCCCAAGGTGATCGCGGTGGTGAATGCGGCTGCGGTGTCGCGGCTTCGGCTTTACAGCGACCCGACTTGTCGGAAACTGGTCGAGGCGATTGCGAAATTTGAGCAAGTTGCGCCCGAAAACGTGTTTGTCGGGAACGGCAGCGACGAGGTTTTGTCGTTTATTTTTCACGGCTTTTGCGAAAAAGGCGCGGCGTTTGCCGACATCACTTACGGGCTTTATCCGGTGCTTTGCCAAATGTTCGGGGTTGCCGATAAAGTGATTCCCTTGAAAGCCGATTTTTCGCTTGATCCGGCGGATTACGCGGATTTAATCGAAACGGTGGTGATCGCGAATCCGAACGCGCCGACCGCTATGGCGTTATCGCTTGACGGCATCCGGCAATTAATGAAGGCGGGTCGCTTGACCGTGGTCGACGAGGCGTACGTCGATTTCGGGACGGAGAGCGCGGTAGCTTTACTCGGCGAATATGAAAATTTATTGGTTGTGAAGACCTTTTCAAAATCGCGGTCGCTGGCGGGCGGGCGCATCGGTTACGCGGTCGGCAGCAAAGAATTGATCGCCGATCTGAACACGCTCAAATACAGTTTTAACCCCTATAACATCAATTCGCTGTCGATGATCGCTGGCATCGAGGCCGTCAATGACGTCAATTATTTTGAGGAGTGCCGCGCGAAGATCATTCAAAACCGCGAAACGCTGACCGACGGACTGCGGACACTGGGCTTCACGGTATTGGACAGCAAGGCGAATTTCGTGTTTGCCAAACCGGCGGTTATGAGCGGAAAAGAGTGCTTTGACGCTTTGCGCAAAAACGGGATTTTGGTGCGGCGATTCGACAAGCCGCGCATCGTGGATTATTTGCGAATTACCGTCGGCGACGAAATGCAAACGGCGAAGTTTTCAGAGACGATGCGAAAGATCATAAATTAA
- a CDS encoding NAD-dependent protein deacylase: MTLQQIIDQSNHIVFFGGAGVSTESGIPDFRSKDGLYHQKYDYPPETILSHSFFITHTEEFYRFYRKKMLSYSPKPNAAHLKLAELERAGKLKAVVTQNIDGLHQAAGSKTVFELHGSIHRNYCMDCGKFYDMSFVRDELGIPKCACGGTVKPDVVLYEEGLDDATVEGAVDAISKADTLIVAGTSLTVYPAAGLLRYFRGANLVLINRDETPLDNAADLVIHANVGEIIAKIM, translated from the coding sequence ATGACGCTTCAACAAATCATCGATCAAAGCAATCATATCGTCTTTTTCGGGGGTGCCGGGGTTTCGACCGAGAGCGGCATCCCCGATTTCCGCAGCAAAGACGGCTTGTATCATCAAAAATACGACTACCCGCCCGAGACGATTTTATCACACTCGTTTTTCATCACGCATACCGAAGAATTTTATCGTTTCTACCGGAAAAAGATGCTCTCTTATTCGCCGAAACCCAACGCCGCGCACCTCAAACTCGCCGAACTCGAGCGCGCCGGAAAGCTGAAAGCCGTTGTCACCCAGAACATCGACGGCCTGCACCAGGCCGCCGGGAGCAAGACCGTTTTTGAGCTGCACGGCTCGATTCACCGTAATTACTGCATGGACTGCGGCAAGTTTTACGACATGTCCTTTGTCCGCGACGAACTAGGCATCCCGAAATGCGCCTGCGGCGGAACCGTCAAACCCGATGTGGTTCTATACGAAGAGGGCCTGGACGACGCCACCGTCGAAGGCGCGGTCGACGCAATTTCCAAGGCCGACACGCTGATCGTCGCGGGCACCAGCTTGACCGTCTATCCGGCGGCAGGTCTGTTGCGTTATTTTCGCGGCGCAAACCTCGTCCTGATCAACCGCGACGAGACCCCGCTCGACAATGCCGCCGATTTGGTGATTCACGCCAATGTCGGAGAAATTATTGCAAAAATAATGTAG
- the hisF gene encoding imidazole glycerol phosphate synthase subunit HisF, which yields MLTRRIIPCLDVRDGRVVKGTNFSGLRDVDDPVALAKRYNDSGADELVFYDIAASVSGRPLFADALTKAARQIFIPLTVGGAIRGVDDFDRVLKCGADKVSVNTGAIKDPPLIEQAAKKYGNQCVVLSMDVARAGGKFHVFTAAGKTDTGIDALEWAVKGEASGAGELVINSIDTDGVKKGFDIELLNEVCKRVKIPVIASGGAGKKEDFLTLFRETDVDAGLAASIFHYGELEISDLKKYLSQNGIPVRI from the coding sequence ATGTTGACGAGGAGGATTATACCCTGTCTCGACGTCCGGGACGGCAGAGTGGTCAAGGGAACGAATTTTTCGGGTTTGCGCGACGTGGATGACCCCGTGGCGCTCGCCAAACGCTATAACGACAGCGGCGCGGATGAACTGGTGTTTTACGACATCGCCGCCAGCGTGTCGGGGCGACCGCTGTTCGCAGACGCGCTGACCAAGGCGGCACGGCAGATTTTTATTCCGCTGACGGTCGGCGGCGCAATCCGGGGGGTAGACGACTTTGACCGGGTATTAAAATGCGGCGCGGATAAAGTCAGCGTCAATACCGGCGCGATCAAAGACCCGCCGTTAATTGAGCAGGCGGCCAAAAAGTACGGCAACCAGTGCGTAGTGCTCTCGATGGATGTGGCGCGCGCGGGCGGGAAATTTCATGTGTTTACCGCCGCCGGAAAAACCGACACCGGTATCGATGCGCTCGAATGGGCGGTGAAAGGCGAGGCGAGCGGTGCGGGCGAGTTGGTCATCAACAGCATCGATACCGACGGCGTGAAAAAGGGCTTTGACATCGAACTGCTGAACGAGGTCTGCAAACGGGTCAAAATCCCGGTGATTGCCTCGGGCGGCGCGGGTAAAAAAGAGGACTTTTTAACGCTGTTTCGTGAGACCGACGTCGACGCGGGGCTTGCCGCAAGCATCTTCCACTACGGCGAGCTCGAAATTTCGGATTTGAAAAAGTATTTATCGCAAAACGGCATTCCGGTACGGATATAA
- the hisIE gene encoding bifunctional phosphoribosyl-AMP cyclohydrolase/phosphoribosyl-ATP diphosphatase HisIE has protein sequence MNIDQLKFDSNGLIPAVVQDFYSRKVLTVAYMNREALEITLAEKKTCFFSRNRQKLWRKGETSGNFQHVVRITADCDGDALNVEVIKDGPACHTGKESCFYETVYEDAGAEKNAFSLDALYGLLCDRKEKLPEGSYTTYLFQKGKEKILKKVGEESTEVVVAAMKSDKKEAVCEIADLCYHTLVLMAEMGITPSDVSAELASRSVVDHKIKQGG, from the coding sequence ATGAATATCGATCAATTGAAATTTGATTCAAACGGGCTGATCCCCGCGGTGGTGCAGGATTTCTACAGCCGCAAAGTACTGACGGTCGCCTATATGAACCGGGAAGCTCTTGAGATCACGCTGGCAGAAAAGAAGACCTGCTTTTTTTCGCGCAACCGCCAAAAACTCTGGCGAAAGGGTGAGACCAGCGGCAATTTTCAGCATGTTGTCCGTATCACGGCCGACTGCGACGGCGATGCGCTGAACGTCGAGGTCATCAAGGATGGCCCCGCCTGCCACACGGGCAAGGAAAGTTGTTTTTACGAGACGGTTTATGAGGATGCGGGCGCGGAGAAAAATGCGTTTTCGCTCGATGCGCTGTACGGGCTGCTCTGCGACCGCAAAGAAAAATTGCCCGAGGGCAGCTATACGACTTATCTGTTTCAAAAGGGCAAAGAGAAGATTTTAAAAAAGGTCGGCGAAGAGAGCACCGAGGTCGTTGTAGCCGCGATGAAGAGCGATAAAAAAGAAGCGGTCTGCGAAATCGCGGATTTATGTTACCATACGCTGGTGCTGATGGCCGAGATGGGCATCACGCCGTCGGACGTTTCCGCCGAGTTGGCTTCGCGCAGTGTTGTAGATCATAAAATCAAACAAGGGGGGTAA
- the hisH gene encoding imidazole glycerol phosphate synthase subunit HisH has translation MTAIVDYGVGNLFGLAAGFEAVGEPCKVTGDADEIRAAKRIILPGVGAFGDAAQKLLKSGLGAVIKEQALAGKPLLGICLGMQLLFARSYEYGVHEGLGLLGGSVKPFAGVPGFSLKIPQIGWNSLDFRRSDDPLMSYTKDGDFVYFVHSYYADECEKDITATAKYGVAVPAVVSRGNIFGCQFHPEKSGEVGLRILKAFCEVQI, from the coding sequence ATGACGGCGATTGTCGATTACGGCGTCGGAAATCTGTTCGGGCTCGCGGCGGGCTTTGAAGCGGTCGGCGAGCCCTGCAAGGTCACCGGAGACGCCGATGAAATCAGAGCGGCAAAGCGGATTATTTTGCCCGGGGTCGGGGCGTTCGGAGACGCGGCGCAAAAACTTTTAAAGAGCGGACTCGGCGCGGTGATCAAAGAGCAGGCGCTGGCGGGAAAACCGCTGCTCGGTATTTGTCTCGGGATGCAGTTGTTATTTGCCCGCAGTTATGAATACGGGGTGCATGAGGGGTTGGGGCTGCTCGGGGGCAGTGTCAAACCGTTTGCGGGCGTACCCGGGTTTTCGCTCAAAATCCCGCAGATCGGGTGGAATTCGCTTGATTTTCGAAGATCGGATGACCCGCTGATGAGCTATACCAAAGACGGCGATTTTGTCTATTTCGTGCATTCTTATTACGCCGACGAGTGCGAAAAAGATATCACAGCGACCGCCAAATACGGCGTGGCGGTGCCTGCGGTCGTCTCGCGCGGCAACATTTTCGGCTGCCAGTTCCACCCCGAAAAAAGCGGCGAAGTCGGTTTGAGAATTCTAAAGGCGTTTTGCGAGGTACAAATTTGA
- the asnB gene encoding asparagine synthase (glutamine-hydrolyzing) codes for MCGITGFCNYHNNFFFDREQHITILKKMRESIAHRGYDRTGEYLRENIGLAHTRLSIRDLSRGAQPMIRSKDGFEYSIVYNGEIYNAGELTEELKTAGYEFETTCDTEVILNAYIEYGMECVGKLNGIFAFAVWDEEEKRLALFRDHAGVKPLFYTVKDGLLVFGSELKALFAHPDIKPELNLDGLREVFGIGPARTPGCGVFKGIFELEPGCRAVFNESGFHSEKYWDLTCREHSDSYEKTVETVSFLVRDAITRQMVSDVPICSFLSGGVDSSIVTAIAVEALKQAGAKLNTYSFDFSGNDKYFAANAFQPERDRPYVDIMLSKIETNHRYLECNEEALADLLRESMISKDLPGMADIDASLMYFCRLVKQHNKVALTGECADEIFGGYPWFYREDLMANDGFPWSKNIAARQCLLQEGIIQKLDLTDYANDTYRASVAKVPVLPGELPEERRRREITYLNIKWFMQTLLDRMDRASMHSGLEARVPFADHRIMDYLFNVPWAMKRRNGIEKSLLRDAFKDALPPQLLLRKKSPYPKTYNPNYERLLKEKLLVVLSDVNSPIHAFIDKKKVESFLKKPAETGKPWFGQLMASPQLIAYVLQFNEWLRVYQPRILI; via the coding sequence ATGTGCGGCATCACGGGGTTTTGTAATTATCATAACAATTTTTTCTTTGACAGAGAACAACATATTACAATTTTGAAAAAGATGCGGGAGTCGATTGCGCACCGGGGGTATGACCGGACAGGCGAATATCTGCGCGAAAACATCGGGCTTGCGCACACGCGGCTTTCGATTCGGGACCTCTCGCGCGGGGCGCAGCCGATGATTCGCAGCAAAGACGGATTTGAATATTCCATCGTCTATAACGGCGAAATTTATAACGCAGGCGAGTTGACCGAAGAGCTGAAAACGGCGGGGTATGAGTTCGAGACCACTTGCGACACCGAGGTGATTTTGAACGCTTATATCGAGTACGGCATGGAGTGTGTCGGCAAACTCAACGGGATTTTTGCTTTTGCGGTTTGGGATGAAGAAGAAAAACGGCTGGCGCTCTTTCGCGACCATGCGGGGGTCAAGCCTTTATTTTATACGGTCAAAGACGGGCTGCTCGTCTTCGGGTCGGAATTGAAGGCGCTGTTTGCGCATCCGGATATCAAGCCGGAACTGAACCTCGACGGTCTTCGGGAGGTCTTCGGCATTGGGCCCGCCAGAACGCCCGGCTGCGGGGTGTTCAAGGGGATTTTTGAGCTTGAGCCGGGTTGCCGCGCGGTGTTTAACGAGAGCGGTTTTCACAGCGAAAAGTACTGGGATTTGACCTGCAGGGAGCATTCGGACAGCTACGAAAAAACCGTCGAGACCGTCTCGTTTTTGGTACGCGACGCAATCACCCGGCAGATGGTCTCCGATGTCCCGATTTGCAGTTTTTTATCGGGCGGGGTCGATTCGAGCATTGTGACCGCAATCGCCGTGGAGGCGTTAAAGCAGGCGGGTGCAAAATTAAACACCTATTCGTTCGATTTCTCGGGAAATGACAAATATTTTGCCGCGAACGCCTTCCAGCCCGAGCGCGACAGGCCTTATGTCGATATCATGCTGTCAAAAATCGAGACCAATCACCGATATTTGGAGTGCAATGAGGAGGCGCTTGCCGATCTGCTCCGTGAGTCGATGATCTCGAAAGACCTGCCGGGGATGGCGGACATTGACGCTTCGCTGATGTATTTTTGCCGGTTGGTCAAGCAGCATAACAAGGTCGCTTTGACCGGAGAGTGCGCGGACGAAATTTTCGGGGGGTATCCGTGGTTTTATCGGGAGGATTTGATGGCGAACGACGGGTTTCCGTGGTCAAAGAATATCGCGGCTCGGCAGTGCCTGTTGCAGGAAGGTATCATTCAAAAGCTTGACCTCACCGATTACGCTAACGATACCTATCGCGCGTCGGTGGCCAAAGTGCCGGTTTTACCGGGGGAACTGCCCGAGGAACGGCGGCGCAGGGAGATCACCTATTTGAACATCAAATGGTTTATGCAGACGCTGCTCGACCGGATGGACCGAGCCAGTATGCACTCGGGGCTGGAGGCGCGCGTGCCGTTCGCAGACCACCGGATTATGGACTATTTATTCAATGTGCCGTGGGCGATGAAGCGGCGCAACGGCATTGAAAAATCGCTGCTGCGCGACGCGTTCAAAGACGCGCTGCCGCCGCAATTACTGTTGCGTAAAAAAAGCCCGTACCCCAAGACCTACAATCCGAATTATGAGCGGTTATTGAAAGAAAAACTACTGGTGGTGCTGTCCGATGTGAATTCGCCGATTCATGCGTTTATTGACAAAAAGAAGGTTGAGAGCTTTTTAAAAAAGCCCGCCGAGACCGGCAAGCCGTGGTTCGGGCAATTGATGGCATCGCCGCAGCTGATTGCGTATGTATTGCAGTTTAATGAGTGGTTACGGGTTTATCAGCCGAGGATTTTAATATGA
- the hisB gene encoding imidazoleglycerol-phosphate dehydratase HisB — translation MRSAQISRKTNETDIALTLCLEGTGKAVIDTGIGFLNHMLTLFACHSGFDLQLSCKGDIEVDFHHSAEDIGICLGKALDTALGDRAGITRYGSVFLPMDEALVLAAVDICGRATLGYALEIPSQKIGDFDTELIKEFFTALTRELKAAVHLRQFCGENSHHIAEAAFKAFARAMAIAVKIDPAKKDQIPSSKGTII, via the coding sequence ATGAGAAGCGCGCAGATTTCACGCAAGACCAACGAGACCGACATTGCGCTGACCCTCTGTTTGGAGGGTACGGGCAAAGCGGTCATCGATACCGGCATCGGGTTTTTAAACCACATGCTGACGCTGTTTGCATGCCACTCGGGGTTTGATTTACAGCTTTCTTGCAAGGGCGATATCGAGGTCGATTTTCACCACTCGGCGGAGGATATCGGCATCTGCTTGGGCAAGGCGCTGGACACCGCGCTCGGCGACCGGGCGGGCATCACGCGTTACGGCAGTGTGTTTCTTCCGATGGATGAAGCGCTGGTGCTTGCGGCGGTCGACATCTGCGGGCGGGCAACGCTCGGGTATGCGCTTGAGATTCCTTCTCAAAAGATCGGCGACTTTGACACAGAGTTGATTAAAGAATTTTTCACGGCGCTGACCCGGGAACTCAAAGCAGCGGTGCATTTGCGCCAATTTTGTGGCGAAAACAGCCACCACATCGCCGAAGCCGCGTTCAAAGCGTTTGCGCGGGCGATGGCGATTGCGGTCAAAATCGATCCGGCCAAAAAAGATCAAATTCCTTCTTCCAAAGGCACGATTATATAA
- the hisD gene encoding histidinol dehydrogenase — protein MKINCKIVDIKNLDNKNIFCRSVSETPKQVCEAVEGIIKAVVAEGDSALLRFTEKFDGVKLAEIEVDKAELDKAEKGIDGALLAALKTAAKNIKEFHAKQKREGFEFKRPDGAVLGQRFTPIEKAGVYIPGGTARYPSTVLMDVIPAKIAGVKEIIMTTPPGKDGKIPAATLAAAKIAGVDRVFALGGAQAIAAMAYGTQSVPKVDKIVGPGNAYVTEAKRRVFGMVGLDMLAGPSEILIITDGSANPDFIAADMLSQAEHDKNASAVLICETEAFGQEVVKRLETRLETLPRSEIASVSLENNGMIIIAGLDEALKISDSLAPEHLELCVKDPDAALSKVKNAGSIFLGNYTPEALGDYLAGTNHTLPTMGTARFSSPLSVDDFVKKSSYIRYDANSLSGVSEKIVNFARAEGLDAHAESVLARFEEN, from the coding sequence ATGAAAATAAATTGTAAAATCGTTGATATAAAAAACCTTGATAATAAAAATATCTTTTGCCGCAGTGTTTCCGAGACCCCGAAGCAGGTCTGCGAAGCGGTTGAAGGAATTATCAAAGCCGTGGTTGCGGAGGGTGACAGCGCCCTTTTGAGGTTTACAGAAAAGTTCGACGGCGTGAAACTTGCCGAAATCGAAGTGGATAAAGCAGAGCTTGATAAAGCCGAAAAAGGAATTGACGGCGCTTTGCTGGCGGCTTTGAAGACGGCGGCGAAGAATATCAAAGAGTTCCATGCCAAACAAAAACGCGAAGGGTTTGAATTCAAGCGACCCGACGGTGCGGTGCTGGGCCAGCGGTTTACACCGATTGAAAAAGCAGGCGTCTATATTCCGGGCGGCACGGCGCGCTATCCCTCGACCGTTTTGATGGATGTGATTCCGGCAAAAATCGCGGGCGTCAAAGAGATCATCATGACGACGCCTCCGGGCAAAGACGGCAAAATCCCTGCGGCGACATTGGCGGCGGCCAAAATCGCCGGGGTTGACCGGGTTTTTGCGCTCGGCGGCGCGCAGGCGATTGCGGCGATGGCGTACGGGACGCAGAGCGTGCCCAAAGTTGACAAGATCGTCGGGCCGGGCAACGCCTATGTCACCGAGGCCAAGCGGCGGGTGTTCGGGATGGTCGGGCTCGATATGCTGGCGGGGCCGAGCGAGATTTTGATTATCACCGACGGGAGCGCGAATCCCGACTTTATCGCGGCGGACATGCTCTCGCAGGCCGAACACGACAAAAACGCCTCTGCGGTGTTGATTTGCGAGACCGAAGCGTTTGGGCAGGAAGTAGTCAAGCGACTTGAAACGCGCCTTGAGACGCTGCCGAGAAGCGAAATCGCCTCGGTGTCGCTCGAAAACAACGGCATGATCATTATCGCGGGGCTCGACGAAGCGCTCAAAATTTCCGATTCGTTGGCTCCGGAACATCTGGAACTGTGCGTAAAAGACCCCGACGCGGCGCTAAGCAAAGTCAAAAACGCGGGCAGCATCTTTTTGGGTAACTATACCCCAGAGGCGCTCGGCGATTACCTGGCCGGAACTAATCACACGCTCCCTACGATGGGCACTGCGCGGTTTTCAAGCCCGCTGTCGGTCGACGATTTTGTGAAAAAGAGCAGCTATATTCGCTACGACGCGAATTCGCTCTCGGGTGTTTCCGAAAAGATTGTGAATTTTGCGCGTGCCGAGGGGCTTGACGCGCATGCCGAGAGCGTTCTTGCAAGGTTTGAGGAAAATTAA
- the hisG gene encoding ATP phosphoribosyltransferase, whose product MLNIALPKGRLGDQVYDKFQKLGLSCPGMDGSDRRLVFENAGAGVRYLLVKPSDVAVYVVHGAADIGVVGKDVLLETEPDVYELCDLGIGKCRIVIAAKNGFVEDPSVPLRVATKYPHVTARHYAGQNRRIELIKLNGSIELAPVTGLSDVISDIVETGTTLKENNLSVLETIVHSSARLIANKSAYQFKREMIDGIRDRMEKLK is encoded by the coding sequence ATGCTGAATATTGCGCTTCCCAAAGGCCGCTTAGGCGACCAGGTTTATGATAAATTTCAAAAGCTCGGGCTCAGCTGCCCCGGGATGGACGGCTCCGACCGCCGGTTGGTGTTTGAAAACGCCGGGGCGGGGGTCCGCTATTTGCTCGTCAAACCGTCCGATGTGGCGGTTTATGTGGTGCACGGCGCGGCGGACATCGGCGTGGTCGGCAAGGATGTTTTACTCGAAACCGAGCCGGATGTCTATGAGCTGTGTGATCTCGGTATCGGAAAATGCCGCATTGTGATCGCGGCGAAAAACGGCTTTGTCGAGGATCCCTCGGTGCCGCTTCGAGTCGCGACCAAATATCCTCATGTGACCGCGCGGCATTATGCCGGACAAAATCGGCGCATTGAGTTGATCAAGTTAAACGGCAGCATCGAACTTGCCCCCGTGACCGGGCTCAGCGACGTGATTTCGGACATTGTTGAGACCGGCACGACCTTGAAAGAAAACAACCTCTCGGTGCTCGAGACCATCGTGCATTCGAGCGCACGGTTGATTGCGAACAAGAGCGCTTATCAGTTCAAGCGGGAAATGATCGACGGGATTCGGGACAGAATGGAGAAATTGAAATGA
- a CDS encoding YerC/YecD family TrpR-related protein — MNKNLKAPDTDFLFEAVLTLKTVDECYNFFEDLCTAAEIKEFSRRFAVAKKLSDKKSYTEIISETGLSTATISRVNTCLKYGAGGYVLALERTKKD; from the coding sequence ATGAATAAAAATCTCAAAGCACCCGATACCGATTTTTTATTTGAAGCTGTTTTAACATTAAAAACCGTCGACGAGTGCTATAACTTTTTCGAGGATTTGTGCACCGCCGCCGAGATCAAGGAGTTTTCGCGCCGTTTTGCGGTGGCGAAAAAGCTGTCCGATAAAAAATCATATACCGAGATCATTTCCGAGACCGGGCTTTCGACAGCGACCATCAGCCGGGTCAATACCTGTCTCAAATACGGTGCGGGCGGGTATGTGCTGGCGTTGGAGCGGACAAAGAAAGATTGA